The Gavia stellata isolate bGavSte3 chromosome 1, bGavSte3.hap2, whole genome shotgun sequence genome has a segment encoding these proteins:
- the LOC104260497 gene encoding taste receptor type 2 member 40-like: MLSPVLIIAISTVAIEIVVGFTGNGFIIAVNIINWIKSKKISSTDMILIFLSTSRFILQLTILMHIHSLYFADVFKLALYKAFGTIWMFVNRASLWFSTWLYVLYCVKIINVTQWLLLQIKLRIAGMVPWLLLGSLVISSVTSLPLLWITPSSYLCSSTGNCRESSTAHITDWDSSHLYLLLLYFVGCFFPLVLSVVTSALLITSLWKHTKKMQCYVDTFRDPLIDVHLTAIKSIISFLILYLSSFVAQILLILSTSQSKDVVKVAVSLVVAGAYPSVHSIILIIVNSKLKLAFRILCQHLKCYLENMTLCFIL, translated from the coding sequence ATGTTGTCACCGGTTCTTATCATTGCAATAAGTACTGTAGCTATTGAAATTGTTGTTGGATTCACTGGAAATGGATTTATTATAGCTGTTAATATCATTAACTggatcaaaagcaaaaaaatttcttccactGATATGATCCTGATCTTTCTGAGCACATCAAGATTTATCTTGCAGCTGACCATACTGATGCACATTCATAGTCTCTACTTTGCGGATGTGTTTAAGTTGGCTCTGTATAAAGCTTTTGGCACTATATGGATGTTTGTAAACCGTGCCAGTTTATGGTTCAGTACCTGGCTCTATGTACTCTACtgtgtaaaaataattaatgtcaCCCAATGGCTGTTGCTGCAAATCAAGCTCAGAATAGCTGGGATGGTCCCATGGCTGCTTCTAGGATCTCTGGTGATCTCTTCTGTGACATCTCTTCCTTTACTATGGATTACACCCAGCAGTTACCTCTGCAGCTCAACGGGGAACTGTAGAGAAAGTAGCACAGCACACATCACTGACTGGGACAGTTCGCATCTCTACCTGCTGCTTCTTTACTTTGTaggctgtttttttcctctagtaCTATCTGTGGTAACCTCAGCCCTATTAATTACTTCTCTGTGGAAACACACAAAGAAGATGCAATGTTATGTAGATACTTTCAGGGATCCTTTGATAGATGTTCACCTAACTGCCATTAAATccattatttctttcttgatCCTGTATCTTTCCAGTTTTGTAGCTCAAATTCTGTTGATACTGTCGACTTCTCAAAGTAAAGATGTTGTGAAAGTTGCAGTATCCTTAGTTGTAGCTGGTGCATACCCTTCTGTACACTCTATTATCCTGATCATAGTCAATTCAAAACTGAAACTGGCATTCAGGATTCTTTGCCAGCATCTTAAGTGCTATTTGGAAAACATGACTCTATGCTTTATATTATAG